One Verrucomicrobiota bacterium JB022 genomic region harbors:
- a CDS encoding MipA/OmpV family protein, which produces MVGGWAANALAQADDTFTGFVAAGIANVPQYEGSDDYEIKPLVAAQLDYRGYSLEILGTDLRAEVSPWEWVEFGPSLSFRGGREDDVDNEAVRRLREIDDAFEAGVFVRFPFHAVLSLRDRLSLRAEALFDLSDTYDGYVLSFAASYDYQVNDVLTLGVSLQTTYASEDYQQTYFGIDADNAVRSGLAPYEADAGFKDVGIRFSAKYMFTQEWGVIGLLGYQKVLGDAADSPIVEQEGDANQWLGGIGVVYEF; this is translated from the coding sequence ATGGTAGGGGGATGGGCGGCAAATGCGCTCGCGCAGGCGGATGACACATTCACGGGCTTTGTGGCGGCGGGTATCGCCAACGTGCCCCAATACGAAGGTTCGGACGATTACGAAATCAAGCCTTTGGTCGCGGCCCAGCTCGACTATCGAGGCTATTCGCTGGAGATTCTGGGCACCGATCTGCGGGCCGAAGTTTCGCCGTGGGAGTGGGTGGAATTCGGCCCGAGCCTCTCCTTCCGCGGGGGGCGTGAAGACGACGTCGACAACGAGGCCGTGCGCCGGCTACGCGAGATCGACGACGCCTTCGAAGCGGGCGTGTTCGTGCGCTTTCCGTTCCACGCCGTTCTTTCGCTGCGAGACCGCCTTTCGCTGCGGGCCGAAGCCCTCTTCGACTTGTCGGATACCTACGACGGGTATGTCCTCTCCTTTGCCGCCAGCTACGACTATCAGGTGAACGACGTCCTGACGCTCGGCGTATCGCTGCAAACGACCTACGCGAGCGAGGACTATCAGCAGACGTATTTCGGCATCGACGCCGATAACGCGGTACGCAGCGGGCTGGCCCCCTACGAGGCAGACGCGGGCTTCAAGGACGTGGGCATCCGCTTCAGCGCCAAATACATGTTCACCCAGGAGTGGGGTGTGATCGGGCTCCTCGGCTACCAGAAGGTGCTGGGCGACGCCGCCGACAGCCCCATCGTGGAGCAGGAAGGGGATGCCAACCAGTGGCTGGGCGGCATCGGTGTCGTCTACGAGTTTTAG
- a CDS encoding MarR family transcriptional regulator, whose translation MFQLFAKISMIHNHVTSKFVNVLPHGLTMAQFSILHHLYKRPGVEKTPLELANHFLLSKPSIGEALDKLAKKGFVTLKKNQNDGRSKVVSVAPAGVEAHHEAVAAIMPFLVAMREAVGAETLLAASDILYPIREWLREQR comes from the coding sequence ATGTTTCAGCTGTTCGCGAAGATCAGCATGATTCACAACCACGTAACGTCCAAATTCGTGAACGTGCTACCGCATGGGCTTACGATGGCCCAATTCAGCATCCTGCACCACTTGTACAAGCGGCCGGGCGTCGAAAAGACCCCGCTGGAGCTGGCCAACCATTTTTTACTGAGCAAGCCTAGCATCGGCGAAGCCCTCGACAAGCTGGCCAAAAAAGGGTTCGTAACCCTCAAAAAGAACCAGAACGACGGACGCAGCAAAGTCGTAAGCGTGGCCCCGGCGGGCGTGGAAGCCCATCACGAAGCCGTGGCCGCGATCATGCCCTTCCTCGTGGCGATGCGCGAAGCCGTCGGCGCCGAAACGCTGCTGGCGGCAAGCGATATCCTCTACCCGATCCGCGAATGGTTGCGCGAACAGCGCTGA
- a CDS encoding response regulator, which yields MNILVAEDDFISRKLLTNILEELGHEVTAAEDGEEAWRLYQTVPTRLVVSDWLMPKMDGIDLVKKIRSHPKSDYTYIVMLTANVGQRENYFKAMDAGVDDFLTKPLDRIQLTIRLKVAERILRATSRIHSLENVLTICAYTKKINFPEEGWQTIEEFMQKHFGITVSHGIEPNYYEQVIKPQIEQLKVARSMEG from the coding sequence ATGAACATCCTCGTTGCCGAAGACGACTTTATCTCGCGTAAGCTGCTCACCAACATCCTGGAGGAGTTGGGACACGAGGTGACTGCAGCCGAAGACGGCGAAGAGGCCTGGCGCCTCTATCAGACCGTGCCGACGCGTCTGGTCGTCAGCGACTGGCTCATGCCCAAGATGGACGGGATCGACCTGGTGAAGAAGATCCGCAGCCACCCCAAGTCCGACTACACCTACATCGTGATGCTCACGGCCAATGTCGGGCAGCGGGAGAACTACTTCAAGGCCATGGACGCAGGCGTCGACGACTTCCTCACGAAGCCGCTCGACCGTATCCAATTAACGATTCGCCTGAAGGTGGCCGAGCGCATCCTGCGCGCCACCTCGCGCATCCACTCGCTCGAAAACGTCCTCACCATCTGCGCCTACACCAAGAAGATCAATTTCCCGGAAGAAGGCTGGCAGACGATCGAGGAGTTCATGCAAAAGCACTTCGGCATCACCGTTTCGCACGGGATCGAGCCCAACTACTACGAGCAAGTCATCAAGCCCCAGATCGAGCAGTTGAAAGTCGCACGCTCGATGGAAGGGTAG
- a CDS encoding CAP domain-containing protein yields MSRICPTLLALGSVFGANTLSFGAIAITKPAETQEPVAAPATPLRAASQAQATRAVAPAAAVAGYRNGAEEGSAGLVLEGILNGGSTDFSAFSLVQGAYVAQGDAAFRLANSRLTDKDPFTDASFRLPDPINVTADTQLWFFSRLGFATTSQVAKLQVSTDGNSWETLWQDAGNGATNSTNLPQSFSEINLSLAAYAGQAVYVRFLFDYTGGSAFSPTSSLAGWFIDDIQIGSERAKDFYAFGDPDDEETLYLELINRARADANAEAQRLIDNIDAGLVNAVRGVDFDEMKRQFATLDQHLPPVAFNQQLIAAARLHSQDMYNNEFQGHVSSTNPPSPNQPLDDLGDRVQRQGYGYSSLGENVFAYSRYTWYGHAGFQIDWGGDAWHGMQTPPGHRESIHNPKFKEVGVGIVNGTKGSVGPQIVTQDFGAPSNSQSFLTGVVYTDGNGNNFYDPGEGVGNVRIEAESGAYYTLSAASGAYTLPLGSNDGSYTIQFTGEGGSHQQQVTVADTANVKLDWDPTDVVVSTPVDAGVGVTVDSLTVANGHFTLHFTVSAARDFDTAEVQLQGWGAGSFTTLTTLDLGAGTSSHQYTGDYAAGGLIRVIVR; encoded by the coding sequence ATGTCACGAATTTGCCCCACTTTGCTCGCGCTGGGATCGGTTTTCGGTGCAAATACCCTTTCCTTTGGTGCCATCGCCATCACGAAGCCGGCGGAGACCCAGGAGCCGGTCGCAGCCCCTGCCACCCCCCTCCGCGCAGCCTCGCAAGCCCAAGCCACTCGTGCCGTGGCACCGGCCGCCGCCGTCGCAGGCTACCGCAATGGGGCCGAGGAAGGCAGCGCGGGCCTTGTGCTGGAAGGCATTCTCAATGGCGGGTCGACAGATTTTTCCGCCTTCAGCCTGGTGCAGGGCGCTTACGTGGCTCAGGGCGATGCCGCCTTCCGCTTGGCGAATTCTCGCTTAACGGATAAAGACCCTTTTACCGACGCTTCTTTCCGCCTGCCTGACCCGATCAATGTGACGGCCGACACGCAGCTCTGGTTCTTCAGCCGCCTCGGCTTTGCGACGACCAGCCAGGTCGCCAAGCTGCAGGTCTCGACCGACGGTAATTCGTGGGAGACGCTCTGGCAAGACGCCGGCAATGGCGCGACCAACAGCACGAACCTGCCGCAGAGCTTCAGCGAGATCAACCTCTCCCTCGCGGCCTATGCGGGGCAGGCGGTGTATGTGCGCTTCCTCTTCGATTACACCGGTGGCAGCGCCTTCAGCCCCACCTCCTCACTCGCCGGCTGGTTTATTGACGATATCCAGATCGGCAGTGAGCGGGCAAAGGACTTCTATGCCTTTGGCGATCCGGACGACGAGGAGACGCTCTACCTCGAATTGATCAACCGTGCCCGTGCCGACGCCAACGCGGAGGCGCAGCGCCTGATCGACAATATCGACGCCGGACTGGTCAACGCCGTGCGCGGTGTCGACTTCGACGAGATGAAGCGCCAATTTGCCACGCTCGACCAGCACCTGCCACCGGTCGCGTTCAACCAGCAGTTGATCGCCGCCGCCCGCCTGCACTCGCAGGACATGTACAACAACGAGTTTCAGGGGCACGTCAGCTCAACGAATCCGCCCAGCCCCAACCAGCCGCTTGACGACCTCGGGGACCGCGTGCAGCGCCAAGGCTACGGCTACTCGTCTCTTGGTGAAAACGTTTTCGCCTACTCCCGCTACACCTGGTACGGCCACGCCGGCTTTCAAATCGACTGGGGTGGTGACGCCTGGCACGGCATGCAGACGCCTCCCGGCCACCGCGAGAGCATCCACAATCCCAAGTTCAAGGAAGTGGGCGTCGGCATCGTGAACGGCACCAAGGGCAGCGTGGGGCCGCAGATCGTGACGCAGGATTTCGGTGCTCCGTCGAACAGCCAGAGCTTCCTGACCGGTGTCGTCTACACCGACGGCAACGGCAACAATTTCTACGACCCAGGTGAAGGCGTCGGCAACGTGCGCATCGAGGCGGAAAGCGGGGCCTACTACACCCTCAGCGCCGCATCCGGTGCCTACACGCTGCCCCTGGGCTCCAACGATGGTAGCTATACCATCCAGTTTACAGGGGAGGGGGGCTCGCACCAGCAACAGGTGACGGTCGCCGATACCGCCAACGTGAAGCTCGACTGGGACCCGACCGACGTGGTGGTCTCGACCCCCGTCGATGCCGGAGTGGGCGTGACGGTCGACAGCCTTACGGTCGCCAACGGCCATTTTACGCTGCACTTCACCGTCTCGGCCGCGCGCGATTTCGACACGGCAGAAGTCCAGCTGCAAGGCTGGGGTGCTGGCAGCTTCACCACGCTGACGACGCTCGACCTCGGGGCGGGCACCAGCAGCCACCAATACACTGGCGACTACGCGGCGGGCGGCCTCATCCGTGTCATCGTCCGCTAA
- a CDS encoding glycine--tRNA ligase: MAEAPTERKLPSMETLVNLCKRKGFVFLSSEIYGGYNGFFDYGPLGAEVKKNIKDAWWKAMVHEREDVVGLDSSIIMHPQIWKASGHVDTFADPMVDCRETRLRYRADQLFFAPIYLTEEGASDSSLVGYAVVLENEDVSGSLIKRASTIRKALDKKGAKVDEEALTLNIREFTEASEEERAQAWGPDATKAGTLTEPRQFNLMFSTKVGPLADDSAVAYLRPETAQGIFQNYKNVVDTTRVKIPFGIAQVGKAFRNEITPRNFIFRSREFEQMELEYFIDPDEGTWPEVYRYWIDWGRSWLKDIGVDPELLSEDVHPQEKLSHYSKGTTDIMFRFPFGVQELWGIACRGAFDLTQHQEHSGKTMEFFDDERKLAGKEPFKYIPHVVEPSLGVDRTFLAVMTSAYYEDEIPDEKGKLEKRVVLRFHPRIAPYKAAVFPLLKNKPELVEKARGLYTQLSRRWNIFWDASGAIGRRYRRQDEIGTPYGITIDFDTIEKDNTVTIRDRDTTEQIRLPIDQVESWLSEKIYG, encoded by the coding sequence ATGGCCGAGGCCCCGACTGAACGCAAACTCCCCTCGATGGAAACGCTGGTGAACCTGTGCAAGCGCAAAGGGTTCGTCTTCCTCTCCAGCGAGATCTATGGTGGCTACAATGGTTTCTTCGACTACGGCCCGCTGGGTGCCGAGGTGAAGAAAAACATCAAGGATGCCTGGTGGAAGGCCATGGTCCACGAACGTGAAGACGTGGTGGGCCTCGATTCGTCCATCATCATGCACCCGCAGATCTGGAAGGCGTCCGGCCACGTCGACACCTTCGCGGATCCGATGGTCGACTGCCGCGAAACGCGCCTGCGCTACCGGGCCGACCAGCTCTTCTTTGCCCCGATCTACCTGACGGAAGAGGGCGCGAGCGACAGCAGCCTGGTGGGCTACGCCGTGGTGCTCGAAAACGAAGACGTCTCCGGCTCGCTGATCAAGCGCGCGTCCACCATCCGCAAGGCCCTCGACAAAAAGGGTGCGAAGGTCGACGAAGAGGCGCTGACCCTCAACATCCGCGAGTTCACCGAAGCCTCCGAGGAAGAGCGCGCGCAAGCCTGGGGCCCCGACGCCACCAAGGCCGGCACCCTGACCGAGCCGCGCCAGTTCAACCTCATGTTTTCGACCAAGGTGGGGCCGCTGGCTGACGATTCGGCTGTCGCTTATCTCCGCCCGGAGACCGCGCAAGGTATCTTCCAGAACTACAAGAACGTAGTCGACACCACCCGCGTGAAGATCCCGTTTGGCATCGCCCAGGTCGGCAAGGCCTTCCGCAACGAGATCACGCCGCGTAATTTCATCTTCCGCAGCCGTGAGTTCGAGCAAATGGAACTCGAATACTTCATCGACCCGGATGAGGGCACCTGGCCCGAAGTCTACCGCTACTGGATCGATTGGGGCCGTAGCTGGCTCAAAGACATTGGCGTCGATCCCGAGCTGCTGAGCGAAGACGTGCACCCGCAGGAAAAGCTGAGCCACTACTCCAAGGGCACGACCGACATCATGTTCCGCTTCCCGTTTGGGGTACAGGAGCTGTGGGGTATCGCCTGCCGGGGTGCCTTCGACCTCACGCAGCACCAGGAGCACAGCGGCAAGACGATGGAATTCTTCGACGACGAGCGCAAGCTGGCCGGAAAGGAGCCCTTCAAGTACATCCCGCACGTCGTGGAGCCCTCGCTGGGCGTCGACCGCACCTTCCTCGCGGTCATGACCTCCGCCTACTACGAGGACGAGATCCCCGACGAAAAGGGCAAGCTGGAGAAGCGCGTCGTGCTGCGCTTCCACCCCCGCATCGCCCCCTACAAGGCCGCCGTGTTCCCGCTGCTCAAGAACAAGCCCGAGCTGGTCGAAAAGGCCCGTGGCCTCTACACGCAGCTCAGCCGCCGCTGGAACATCTTCTGGGACGCCTCGGGCGCCATTGGCCGCCGCTACCGTCGCCAGGACGAGATCGGCACCCCCTACGGCATCACGATCGACTTCGACACGATCGAGAAAGACAACACCGTCACCATCCGCGACCGCGACACCACCGAACAGATCCGCCTCCCGATCGACCAGGTCGAATCCTGGCTCTCGGAGAAGATTTACGGTTAA
- a CDS encoding Bax inhibitor-1 family protein produces MSHAFNPAGPVFVIDAPAESRAAFIRKTYAHLAAAVLGFILLEVAFFSTGIARSFAAMVLGWGQVGWLGLLGAFMVGGWMASSLAHRTDNKGLQYGGFALYVLLESLIFIPLLFIAMAVVNGSAELILQAGTLTVALFIALSAVVFTTGKDFSFLGSILKVAGLLAIGLIVAGAIFGFDLGLWFSFAMVGLAAGAILYTTSKVMNQYQEDQYVGAALELFAAIALLFWYILRIFIASRR; encoded by the coding sequence ATGAGCCACGCCTTCAACCCTGCCGGACCTGTGTTCGTCATCGACGCGCCCGCCGAATCGCGCGCCGCCTTCATCCGCAAGACCTACGCCCACCTCGCCGCCGCGGTGCTGGGCTTCATCCTGCTGGAAGTCGCCTTCTTCTCCACGGGCATCGCGCGTTCCTTTGCCGCGATGGTGCTCGGCTGGGGCCAGGTGGGCTGGCTGGGCCTGCTCGGGGCGTTCATGGTTGGCGGCTGGATGGCCAGCTCACTCGCGCACCGCACAGACAACAAGGGCCTGCAATACGGCGGCTTTGCGCTCTACGTGTTGCTGGAGTCCCTGATTTTCATCCCGCTGCTCTTTATCGCGATGGCAGTCGTCAACGGCAGTGCCGAGCTGATCCTGCAGGCGGGCACCCTCACGGTGGCGCTCTTCATCGCCCTCAGCGCGGTCGTCTTCACCACAGGCAAGGACTTCTCCTTCCTCGGCTCGATCCTCAAGGTAGCCGGCCTGCTCGCGATCGGCCTGATCGTGGCGGGTGCCATCTTCGGCTTCGATCTGGGGCTCTGGTTCTCCTTTGCCATGGTCGGCCTCGCCGCCGGAGCGATCCTCTACACCACGTCCAAGGTGATGAACCAATACCAGGAAGACCAATACGTCGGCGCCGCCCTCGAACTCTTCGCCGCCATCGCCCTGCTCTTCTGGTACATCCTCCGCATCTTTATCGCGAGCCGCCGGTAG
- a CDS encoding AMP-binding protein, whose protein sequence is MNTATTLPLPLAPEATASAAATHETGWSHWLRLFLRWVLVRLWGVKATGLEQLPREGGVLIAPNHLSYADCLLLGALSPRPVRFMGTRHFLKYRWGRLLYRAANVIAVDPQQPSSCIRAALKALEAGEVVAIFPEGNISVSGELMPFQPGVQLLARRARVPVFPVHLRYCPRDRQRRIFKWLEPRYPKLRDPRQAQLRLLTPMPPAKVNAEALRQRIAVAESEAYAQKPYLQSHLAAEAVKALAARPLDRQVVDCARGRKELRSGMILAAALALAERWREPLRDEERVGVVFTAGLGGMITNLALALLDKTAVNLNFTAGSATVAKCIEQAGLKTIITAGPIKAKLPEDFPWTERTLDLLHEQQALSKPRVLWHFAKVVALPAAALLRLYRVPTEGGERPATVLFSSGSTGQPKGVVLSHRNVLGNIQQIKDCELLDRTQKLLCYLPTFHSFGYTVTLWYPLVTGLPCVCLPSPLETKKIAETIAAEKATIMVGTPTFLRPYLNRIDPEQLRSVRYVVGGAEKTPEGFAEKWQETFGSVYLEGYGLTETAPVVSVNLPASPSYDERIRAGSVGKLFNGIAARVTDPVTGETLPEGSVGMLELRGPNVFQGYLGAPDRTRQAFHDGWYVTGDLARVDADGYLFIEGRLSRFSKIGGEMVPHGTVEETITRAFLLDEAETPLVAVTGVQDARKGESLVLLAAVAIKPEDLRARLQEAGLPNLWIPRTIKRVDHIPCLASGKLDLKRIRELAERAE, encoded by the coding sequence ATGAACACCGCCACTACATTGCCTCTCCCCCTCGCGCCGGAAGCCACGGCCTCCGCTGCGGCCACCCATGAAACCGGCTGGAGTCATTGGCTCCGCCTCTTTCTCCGCTGGGTGCTCGTCCGCCTGTGGGGCGTCAAGGCGACCGGCCTGGAGCAACTCCCGCGCGAGGGTGGGGTGCTGATCGCGCCCAACCACCTCAGCTACGCCGACTGTCTCCTGCTCGGTGCCCTCAGCCCGCGCCCGGTCCGCTTCATGGGTACGCGCCACTTCCTCAAGTATCGCTGGGGCCGCTTGCTCTACCGTGCCGCCAACGTCATCGCCGTCGACCCGCAACAGCCCAGCAGCTGCATCCGTGCCGCGCTGAAGGCGCTGGAGGCAGGCGAAGTCGTGGCGATCTTCCCCGAGGGCAACATTTCCGTCAGCGGTGAGCTGATGCCGTTCCAGCCCGGCGTCCAGTTGCTCGCCCGCCGTGCCCGCGTCCCCGTCTTCCCGGTGCACCTTCGTTATTGCCCCCGCGACCGCCAACGCCGTATCTTCAAGTGGCTAGAACCCCGTTACCCCAAACTCCGCGACCCCCGCCAGGCCCAACTGCGCCTGCTTACCCCCATGCCCCCTGCCAAAGTGAACGCCGAAGCCCTGCGCCAGCGCATCGCCGTGGCTGAGTCGGAAGCCTACGCGCAAAAGCCCTACCTGCAGAGCCACCTCGCGGCCGAAGCCGTCAAGGCGCTCGCCGCCCGCCCGCTTGACCGCCAGGTTGTGGACTGTGCCCGGGGCCGCAAAGAGCTGCGCAGCGGCATGATCCTCGCCGCCGCTCTGGCCCTCGCCGAACGCTGGCGCGAACCGCTGCGCGACGAAGAACGGGTGGGCGTGGTCTTCACCGCCGGCCTCGGTGGCATGATCACCAACCTTGCCCTTGCGCTGCTCGACAAGACCGCCGTGAACCTCAACTTCACCGCTGGCAGCGCGACGGTAGCCAAGTGCATCGAGCAGGCCGGGCTCAAGACCATCATCACGGCAGGGCCGATCAAGGCCAAGCTGCCTGAAGACTTCCCGTGGACCGAGCGCACGCTCGACCTCCTCCATGAGCAGCAGGCGCTCTCCAAGCCCCGCGTGCTCTGGCACTTTGCCAAAGTCGTGGCGCTGCCCGCCGCCGCCCTCCTGCGCCTCTACCGCGTGCCGACCGAAGGCGGGGAACGCCCGGCCACCGTGCTCTTCTCCAGCGGCAGCACCGGCCAGCCCAAGGGGGTAGTGCTCAGCCACCGCAACGTGCTCGGCAACATCCAGCAGATCAAGGACTGCGAGCTGCTCGACCGCACGCAAAAGCTGCTCTGCTACCTTCCCACCTTCCACAGCTTCGGCTACACCGTCACGCTCTGGTATCCGCTCGTCACCGGCCTGCCCTGCGTTTGCCTGCCCTCGCCGCTGGAGACCAAGAAGATCGCGGAGACCATTGCGGCCGAAAAGGCCACCATCATGGTCGGCACCCCCACCTTCCTGCGCCCCTACCTCAACCGCATCGACCCGGAGCAGCTGCGCAGCGTGCGCTACGTCGTCGGCGGCGCGGAAAAGACGCCCGAAGGCTTTGCCGAGAAGTGGCAGGAGACCTTCGGCAGCGTCTACCTCGAAGGCTACGGCCTCACCGAGACGGCCCCGGTGGTATCGGTCAACCTCCCGGCCAGCCCCAGCTATGACGAGCGCATCCGCGCCGGCTCGGTCGGTAAGCTCTTCAACGGCATCGCCGCTCGCGTGACTGATCCTGTGACGGGCGAAACGCTGCCCGAAGGCTCCGTGGGCATGCTCGAGCTACGCGGCCCGAATGTCTTCCAAGGCTACCTCGGCGCACCCGACCGCACCCGCCAGGCCTTCCACGATGGCTGGTATGTCACCGGCGACCTCGCCCGCGTCGACGCCGACGGCTACCTCTTCATCGAAGGCCGCCTCAGCCGCTTCTCCAAGATTGGCGGCGAAATGGTCCCGCACGGCACGGTGGAGGAGACCATTACCCGCGCCTTCCTGCTCGACGAAGCCGAAACGCCCCTCGTGGCCGTGACCGGGGTTCAGGACGCCCGTAAAGGCGAAAGCCTCGTGCTGCTCGCCGCCGTCGCGATCAAGCCCGAAGACCTCCGTGCCCGCCTGCAAGAGGCCGGACTGCCCAACCTCTGGATCCCCCGCACGATCAAGCGCGTCGACCACATCCCCTGCCTCGCCTCCGGCAAACTCGACCTCAAGCGCATCCGCGAACTGGCAGAGCGGGCGGAGTAG
- a CDS encoding HAMP domain-containing sensor histidine kinase, whose protein sequence is MSQPPVDESFSRELLNAVPYCLLVLDQKQAVVYANDRFRKLFQAVRQQELEVGRSYIEQARREDEHCLLIDLLEHRKVESHCCEVELEDGVRYFQIHLSSFGPQGQYQLVQLEDVTERKRAERRALAAQQGLREAMRTRDVILSIIGHDLRSPIAQLNAILYLLKQTPGTLSIEKLQAYSAELEDMTRHLSSALDNLLHWSTSHRRGLDPKWETVDPGQVMSESVGLLHPLALHKQIFLAIDNSITSRIETDREMLAFIMRNLLANAVKFTPAAGRIQLRQWQDQSSFYFEVKDSGVGMDADQLKEIRRTDSFLSTRGTAGERGVGLGLKLCLEFTEKLGGRLHFESEVGKGTAVRFTIPLRHITPELDPTDDEA, encoded by the coding sequence TTGAGCCAACCACCAGTAGACGAGTCCTTTTCCAGGGAACTGCTCAACGCAGTCCCTTATTGTCTGCTGGTGTTGGACCAGAAGCAGGCGGTGGTGTATGCCAACGACCGCTTTCGCAAGCTCTTCCAGGCCGTGCGCCAGCAAGAGCTGGAAGTCGGGCGCAGCTATATCGAGCAGGCCCGGCGCGAGGATGAGCACTGCCTCCTGATCGACCTGCTGGAGCACCGCAAGGTCGAGTCGCACTGCTGCGAAGTCGAGCTGGAAGACGGCGTCCGCTACTTCCAGATCCACCTCAGCAGCTTCGGCCCCCAAGGGCAGTATCAACTCGTCCAGCTGGAAGATGTGACGGAGCGCAAACGCGCCGAACGTCGCGCGTTGGCCGCCCAGCAAGGCCTGCGCGAAGCGATGCGCACGCGTGATGTGATCCTCTCGATCATTGGGCACGACCTGCGCTCACCCATCGCTCAGCTCAATGCGATCCTTTATTTGCTCAAGCAAACGCCCGGCACCCTCAGCATCGAAAAGCTGCAGGCCTACAGTGCCGAGCTGGAGGACATGACGCGTCACCTCTCCAGTGCGCTCGACAACCTCCTCCACTGGTCCACCAGCCACCGCCGCGGCCTCGACCCCAAGTGGGAAACCGTCGACCCGGGGCAGGTGATGAGTGAGTCCGTCGGGCTGCTCCACCCGCTGGCCCTGCACAAGCAGATCTTCCTGGCGATCGACAACAGCATCACCTCTCGCATCGAGACCGACCGCGAGATGCTGGCCTTCATCATGCGCAACCTGCTGGCCAATGCGGTGAAGTTCACGCCTGCCGCCGGTCGGATCCAGCTGCGACAATGGCAGGACCAAAGCTCCTTTTACTTTGAGGTGAAAGACAGCGGCGTGGGGATGGATGCCGACCAGCTCAAGGAAATCCGCCGGACCGACAGCTTCCTCTCCACACGCGGTACGGCCGGAGAGCGCGGGGTGGGCCTCGGGCTCAAGCTCTGTCTCGAATTCACCGAAAAGCTGGGTGGGCGCCTGCACTTCGAGAGCGAAGTCGGCAAAGGCACGGCGGTGCGCTTCACCATCCCGCTCCGCCACATTACACCGGAGCTCGACCCGACCGATGACGAGGCGTAA